The Theropithecus gelada isolate Dixy chromosome X, Tgel_1.0, whole genome shotgun sequence genome includes a window with the following:
- the TRO gene encoding trophinin isoform X3, protein MDRRNDYGYRVPPFQTETTEEDSVLLMHTLLAATKDSLAVDPPVVNRPKKSKTKKAPIKAITKAAPAAPPVPTANEIATNKPKITLQALNLPVITQISQASPTTEVTNTQVSSVTAQPKKANKMKRVTAKAAQGSQSPTGREGGATQLKSPLQVLNLPVISQNIHASIANESASSQTLITSIKPKKASKAKKAANKAIASATEVSLAPTATHTATTQGQITNETASIHTTAASIRTKKASKARKIIAKVINTDTEHIQAANVTETATRQFEASVIAIRPKKSKGKKAASRGPNSVSEISEALLATQMVTNQALAATLRVKRGSRARKASTKARATEIQTPNADQGAQAKMASAQTNVSALETQVAAAVQALADDYLAQLSLEPTTRTRGKRNRKSKHLNGDERSGNNYRRIPWGRRPAPPRDVAILQERANKLVKYLLVKDQTKIPIKRSDMLRDVIQEYDEYFPEIIERASYALEKMFRVNLKEIDKQSSLYILISTRESSAGILGTTKDTPKLGLLMVILSVIFMNGNKASEAVIWEVLRKLGLHPGVRHSLFGEVRKLITDEFVKQKYLEYKRVPNSRPPEYEFFWGLRSYHETSKMKVLKFACKVQKKDPKDWAVQYREAVEMEVQAAAVAVAEAEARAEARAQMGIGEEAVAGPWNWDDMDIDCLTREELGDDAQAWSRFSFEIEARAQENADASTSVNFSRGAGTRAGFSDGASISFNGAPSSSGGPGITFGGAPSSSASFSNTASISFGGTLSTSSSFSSAASISFGGAPSTSTSFSSEASISFGGTPCTSASFSGGVSSSFSGPLNTSATFSGAASSGFGGTLSTTAGFSSVLSTSTSFGSAPTTNTVFSSALSTSTGFGGTLSTSVCFGGSPSSSGSFGGTLSTSICFGGSPCTSTGFGGTLSTSVSFGGPSSTSANCGGTLSTSICFDGSPSTGAGFGGALNTSASFGSALNTSAGFGGAMSTSADFGSTLSTSVCFGGSPGTSVSFGSALNTSAGFGGAVSTSTDFGGTLSTSVCFGGSPSTSAGFSGALNTNASFGCAISTSAGFSGAVGTSAGFSGVPSTNPGFGGAFNTSAGFGGALSTTTDFGGTPNNSIGFGAAPSTSVSFGGAHSTSLCFGGAPSTSLCFGSASNTNLCFGGPPSTSACFSGATSPSFGDGPSTSTGFSFGNGLSTSAGFGGGLNTSAGFGGGLGTSVGFSGDLSTSSGFDGGLGTSAGFSGGPGTSTGFGGGLGTSAGFSGGLGTGAGFGGGLVTSDGFGGGLGTNASFGSTLGTGAGFSGGLSTSDGFGSRPNASFDRGLSTIIGFGSGSNTSTGFIGEPSTSTGFHSGPSSIVGFSGGPSTGVGFCSGPSISGFSGGPSTGAGFGGGPNTGAGFGGGPSTSAGFGSGATSLGACGFSYG, encoded by the exons ATGGATAGGAGAAATGACTACGGATATAGGGTGCCTCCATTTCAG ACTGAGACTACAGAAGAGGACAGTGTCTTGCTGATGCATACCCTGTTGGCGGCAACCAAGGACTCCCTGGCCGTGGACCCACCAGTTGTCAACCGGCCTAAGAAAAGCAAGACCAAGAAGGCCCCTATAAAGGCTATTACTAAGGCTGCACCTGCTGCCCCTCCAGTCCCAACTGCCAATGAGATTGCCACCAACAAGCCCAAAATAACTTTGCAGGCTTTAAACCTGCCAGTCATTACCCAGATCAGTCAGGCTTCACCTACCACTGAGGTAACCAATACTCAGGTTTCTTCAGTCACTGCTCAGCCTAAGAAAGCCAACAAGATGAAGAGAGTTACTGCCAAGGCAGCGCAAGGCTCCCAATCCCCAACTGGCCGTGAGGGTGGCGCTACACAGCTCAAGTCACCCTTGCAGGTCCTAAACCTACCAGTCATCTCACAGAATATTCACGCTTCAATTGCCAATGAGTCAGCCAGTTCCCAGACCTTGATAACCTCTATCAAGCCTAAGAAAGCTTCCAAGGCTAAGAAGGCTGCGAATAAGGCCATAGCTAGTGCCACCGAGGTTTCACTGGCTCCAACTGCCACCCATACAGCTACCACCCAAGGCCAAATTACCAATGAGACAGCCAGTATCCACACCACAGCAGCCTCCATCCGAACCAAGAAAGCCTCCAAAGCCAGGAAGATAATTGCTAAGGTCATAAATACTGACACTGAGCATATACAGGCTGCAAATGTCACTGAGACAGCTACCAGGCAGTTTGAGGCCTCAGTAATAGCTATCAGGCCCAAAAAATCCAAGGGCAAGAAGGCTGCCAGTAGGGGCCCAAATTCTGTCTCTGAGATTTCTGAGGCCCTACTTGCCACTCAAATGGTCACAAACCAGGCCCTGGCAGCCACCCTGCGGGTCAAGAGAGGGTCTAGGGCTCGGAAGGCTTCCACTAAGGCTCGGGCAACTGAAATCCAGACTCCAAATGCTGACCAAGGGGCCCAGGCCAAGATGGCCTCTGCTCAGACCAACGTAAGTGCCCTTGAGACTCAGGTTGCTGCTGCTGTCCAGGCCCTGGCAGATGACTATCTGGCTCAGTTGAGTCTGGAGCCCACAACCAGGACCCGGGGCAAGAGAAACCGAAAG TCCAAGCATCTGAATGGGGATGAGAGAAGTGGCAATAATTACAGGCGGATCCCATGGGGCCGGAGGCCTGCGCCACCACGAGATGTGGCCATTTTACAAGAAAGG GCTAATAAGTTGGTGAAATACCTGTTGGTTAAGGACCAGACAAAGATCCCCATCAAGCGCTCAG ACATGCTGAGGGATGTCATCCAAGAATATGATGAATATTTCCCAGAAATCATTGAACGAGCAAGCTACGCTCTGGAGAAG ATGTTTCGAGTCAATCTGAAAGAAATTGATAAGCAAAGTAGCTTGTATATTCTCATCAGCACTCGGGAATCCTCTGCAGGCATACTGGGAAC GACCAAGGACACACCCAAGCTGGGTCTCCTCATGGTGATTCTGAGTGTCATTTTTATGAATGGCAACAAGGCCAGTGAGG CTGTCATCTGGGAGGTGCTGCGCAAGTTGGGGCTGCACCCCGG GGTGAGGCATTCACTCTTTGGGGAAGTGAGGAAGCTCATCACAGACGAGTTTGTGAAGCAGAA GTACCTGGAGTACAAGAGGGTCCCTAACAGCAGACCACCTGAATATGAGTTCTTCTGGGGCTTGCGCTCCTACCATGAGACTAGCAAGATGAAAGTCCTCAAGTTTGCATGCAAG GTGCAGAAAAAAGACCCCAAGGACTGGGCTGTGCAGTACCGCGAGGCAGTGGAGATGGAAGTCCAAGCTgcagctgtggctgtggctgaggCTGAAGCCAGGGCTGAGGCAAGAGCCCAAATGGGGATTGGAGAGGAAGCTGTGGCTGGGCCCTGGAATTGGGATGACATGGATATCGACTGCCTAACAAGGGAAGAGTTAGGCGATGATGCTCAGGCCTGGAGcagattttcatttgaaattgaGGCCAGAGCCCAAGAAAATGCAGATGCCAGCACCAGCGTCAACTTCAGCAGAGGAGCTGGTACCAGGGCTGGCTTCAGCGACGGTGCTAGTATTAGCTTCAATGGTGCACCCAGCTCCAGTGGTGGACCTGGCATTACCTTTGGTGGTGCACCCAGCTCCAGTGCCAGCTTCAGCAATACAGCCAGCATTAGCTTTGGTGGCACACTGAGCACTAGCTCCAGCTTCAGCAGTGCAGCCAGCATTAGCTTTGGTGGTGCACCCAGCACCAGCACTAGTTTCAGCAGTGAAGCCAGCATTAGCTTTGGTGGCACACCTTGTACCAGTGCCAGCTTTAGTGGTGGAGTCAGCTCTAGTTTTAGTGGCCCACTCAACACCAGTGCCACTTTCAGTGGTGCAGCCAGCTCTGGCTTTGGAGGCACACTCAGCACCACGGCTGGCTTTAGTAGTGTACTCAGCACCAGCACCAGCTTTGGCAGTGCACCCACAACGAACACAGTCTTCAGTAGTGCGCTTAGCACCAGCACTGGCTTTGGAGGCACACTCAGCACCAGTGTCTGCTTTGGTGGCTCTCCCAGCTCCAGTGGTAGCTTTGGTGGTACACTCAGTACCAGTATCTGCTTTGGTGGCTCTCCCTGCACCAGCACTGGCTTTGGAGGCACACTCAGCACCAGTGTCTCCTTTGGTGGCCCTTCCAGCACCAGTGCCAATTGCGGTGGTACACTAAGTACCAGCATCTGCTTTGATGGCTCTCCCAGCACTGGTGCTGGCTTTGGTGGTGCTCTCAACACCAGTGCCAGCTTTGGCAGTGCGCTCAACACCAGTGCTGGTTTTGGTGGTGCTATGAGCACCAGTGCTGACTTTGGCAGTACACTAAGCACCAGTGTCTGCTTTGGTGGCTCTCCTGGCACCAGTGTCAGCTTTGGCAGTGCGCTCAACACCAGTGCTGGTTTTGGTGGTGCTGTCAGCACCAGCACTGACTTTGGTGGTACACTAAGCACCAGCGTCTGTTTTGGTGGCTCTCCCAGCACCAGTGCTGGCTTTAGTGGTGCACTCAACACCAATGCCAGCTTTGGCTGTGCCATCAGCACCAGTGCCGGCTTCAGTGGTGCTGTCGGCACCAGTGCTGGCTTCAGTGGTGTACCCAGCACCAACCCTGGCTTTGGCGGTGCATTTAACACCAGTGCTGGCTTCGGTGGGGCACTTAGTACCACTACTGACTTCGGTGGTACTCCCAACAACAGCATTGGCTTTGGTGCTGCTCCCAGCACCAGTGTCAGCTTTGGTGGTGCTCATAGCACCAGCCTCTGTTTTGGTGGAGCTCCCAGCACCAGCCTCTGCTTTGGCAGTGCATCTAATACAAACCTATGCTTTGGTGGCCCTCCTAGCACCAGTGCCTGCTTTAGTGGTGCTACCAGCCCTAGTTTTGGTGATGGACCCAGCACCAGTACCGGTTTCAGCTTTGGCAACGGGTTAAGCACCAGTGCTGGATTTGGTGGTGGACTGAACACCAGTGCTGGCTTTGGTGGTGGCCTAGGCACCAGTGTTGGCTTCAGTGGTGATCTAAGCACCAGTTCTGGCTTTGATGGTGGGCTAGGTACCAGCGCTGGCTTCAGTGGAGGACCAGGCACCAGCACTGGCTTTGGTGGTGGACTGGGCACCAGCGCTGGCTTCAGTGGCGGACTGGGCACCGGTGCTGGCTTTGGTGGTGGACTGGTCACTAGTGATGGCTTTGGTGGTGGACTGGGCACCAATGCTAGTTTTGGCAGCACACTTGGCACCGGTGCTGGCTTTAGCGGTGGCCTCAGCACCAGCGATGGCTTTGGCAGTAGGCCTAATGCCAGCTTCGACAGAGGACTGAGTACCATCATTGGCTTTGGCAGTGGTTCCAACACCAGCACTGGCTTTATTGGCGAACCCAGCACCAGCACGGGCTTCCATAGTGGACCCAGTTCTATTGTTGGCTTCAGTGGTGGACCAAGCACTGGTGTTGGCTTCTGCAGTGGACCAAGCATCAGTGGCTTCAGCGGTGGACCGAGCACAGGAGCTGGCTTCGGCGGTGGACCAAACACTGGTGCTGGCTTTGGTGGTGGACCAAGCACCAGTGCTGGCTTCGGCAGTGGAGCCACCAGTCTTGGTGCCTGTGGCTTCTCCTATGGCTAG
- the TRO gene encoding trophinin isoform X1 — MEGRRLTGRNRDPLWRRKEAGPLPAREGDRLRRKERLGESRRLLDSRRRGPFPSDSAVTRPPRKMDRRNDYGYRVPPFQGPLPPPGSLGLPFPPDIQTETTEEDSVLLMHTLLAATKDSLAVDPPVVNRPKKSKTKKAPIKAITKAAPAAPPVPTANEIATNKPKITLQALNLPVITQISQASPTTEVTNTQVSSVTAQPKKANKMKRVTAKAAQGSQSPTGREGGATQLKSPLQVLNLPVISQNIHASIANESASSQTLITSIKPKKASKAKKAANKAIASATEVSLAPTATHTATTQGQITNETASIHTTAASIRTKKASKARKIIAKVINTDTEHIQAANVTETATRQFEASVIAIRPKKSKGKKAASRGPNSVSEISEALLATQMVTNQALAATLRVKRGSRARKASTKARATEIQTPNADQGAQAKMASAQTNVSALETQVAAAVQALADDYLAQLSLEPTTRTRGKRNRKSKHLNGDERSGNNYRRIPWGRRPAPPRDVAILQERANKLVKYLLVKDQTKIPIKRSDMLRDVIQEYDEYFPEIIERASYALEKMFRVNLKEIDKQSSLYILISTRESSAGILGTTKDTPKLGLLMVILSVIFMNGNKASEAVIWEVLRKLGLHPGVRHSLFGEVRKLITDEFVKQKYLEYKRVPNSRPPEYEFFWGLRSYHETSKMKVLKFACKVQKKDPKDWAVQYREAVEMEVQAAAVAVAEAEARAEARAQMGIGEEAVAGPWNWDDMDIDCLTREELGDDAQAWSRFSFEIEARAQENADASTSVNFSRGAGTRAGFSDGASISFNGAPSSSGGPGITFGGAPSSSASFSNTASISFGGTLSTSSSFSSAASISFGGAPSTSTSFSSEASISFGGTPCTSASFSGGVSSSFSGPLNTSATFSGAASSGFGGTLSTTAGFSSVLSTSTSFGSAPTTNTVFSSALSTSTGFGGTLSTSVCFGGSPSSSGSFGGTLSTSICFGGSPCTSTGFGGTLSTSVSFGGPSSTSANCGGTLSTSICFDGSPSTGAGFGGALNTSASFGSALNTSAGFGGAMSTSADFGSTLSTSVCFGGSPGTSVSFGSALNTSAGFGGAVSTSTDFGGTLSTSVCFGGSPSTSAGFSGALNTNASFGCAISTSAGFSGAVGTSAGFSGVPSTNPGFGGAFNTSAGFGGALSTTTDFGGTPNNSIGFGAAPSTSVSFGGAHSTSLCFGGAPSTSLCFGSASNTNLCFGGPPSTSACFSGATSPSFGDGPSTSTGFSFGNGLSTSAGFGGGLNTSAGFGGGLGTSVGFSGDLSTSSGFDGGLGTSAGFSGGPGTSTGFGGGLGTSAGFSGGLGTGAGFGGGLVTSDGFGGGLGTNASFGSTLGTGAGFSGGLSTSDGFGSRPNASFDRGLSTIIGFGSGSNTSTGFIGEPSTSTGFHSGPSSIVGFSGGPSTGVGFCSGPSISGFSGGPSTGAGFGGGPNTGAGFGGGPSTSAGFGSGATSLGACGFSYG; from the exons ATGGAGGGGAGGAGACTGACAGGCAGGAACCGAGACCCCCTCTGGAGGCGGAAAGAGGCAGGACCACTTCCGGCCAGGGAGGGGGATAGGCTCAGACGTAAGGAGAGGCTTGGAGAGAGCAGacgccttctggattcaagaaGACGAG GCCCATTCCCCTCAGACTCAGCTGTTACTCGGCCTCCCAGAAAGATGGATAGGAGAAATGACTACGGATATAGGGTGCCTCCATTTCAG GGCCCTCTGCCTCCCCCTGGGAGCCTGGGGCTTCCCTTCCCTCCAGATATACAGACTGAGACTACAGAAGAGGACAGTGTCTTGCTGATGCATACCCTGTTGGCGGCAACCAAGGACTCCCTGGCCGTGGACCCACCAGTTGTCAACCGGCCTAAGAAAAGCAAGACCAAGAAGGCCCCTATAAAGGCTATTACTAAGGCTGCACCTGCTGCCCCTCCAGTCCCAACTGCCAATGAGATTGCCACCAACAAGCCCAAAATAACTTTGCAGGCTTTAAACCTGCCAGTCATTACCCAGATCAGTCAGGCTTCACCTACCACTGAGGTAACCAATACTCAGGTTTCTTCAGTCACTGCTCAGCCTAAGAAAGCCAACAAGATGAAGAGAGTTACTGCCAAGGCAGCGCAAGGCTCCCAATCCCCAACTGGCCGTGAGGGTGGCGCTACACAGCTCAAGTCACCCTTGCAGGTCCTAAACCTACCAGTCATCTCACAGAATATTCACGCTTCAATTGCCAATGAGTCAGCCAGTTCCCAGACCTTGATAACCTCTATCAAGCCTAAGAAAGCTTCCAAGGCTAAGAAGGCTGCGAATAAGGCCATAGCTAGTGCCACCGAGGTTTCACTGGCTCCAACTGCCACCCATACAGCTACCACCCAAGGCCAAATTACCAATGAGACAGCCAGTATCCACACCACAGCAGCCTCCATCCGAACCAAGAAAGCCTCCAAAGCCAGGAAGATAATTGCTAAGGTCATAAATACTGACACTGAGCATATACAGGCTGCAAATGTCACTGAGACAGCTACCAGGCAGTTTGAGGCCTCAGTAATAGCTATCAGGCCCAAAAAATCCAAGGGCAAGAAGGCTGCCAGTAGGGGCCCAAATTCTGTCTCTGAGATTTCTGAGGCCCTACTTGCCACTCAAATGGTCACAAACCAGGCCCTGGCAGCCACCCTGCGGGTCAAGAGAGGGTCTAGGGCTCGGAAGGCTTCCACTAAGGCTCGGGCAACTGAAATCCAGACTCCAAATGCTGACCAAGGGGCCCAGGCCAAGATGGCCTCTGCTCAGACCAACGTAAGTGCCCTTGAGACTCAGGTTGCTGCTGCTGTCCAGGCCCTGGCAGATGACTATCTGGCTCAGTTGAGTCTGGAGCCCACAACCAGGACCCGGGGCAAGAGAAACCGAAAG TCCAAGCATCTGAATGGGGATGAGAGAAGTGGCAATAATTACAGGCGGATCCCATGGGGCCGGAGGCCTGCGCCACCACGAGATGTGGCCATTTTACAAGAAAGG GCTAATAAGTTGGTGAAATACCTGTTGGTTAAGGACCAGACAAAGATCCCCATCAAGCGCTCAG ACATGCTGAGGGATGTCATCCAAGAATATGATGAATATTTCCCAGAAATCATTGAACGAGCAAGCTACGCTCTGGAGAAG ATGTTTCGAGTCAATCTGAAAGAAATTGATAAGCAAAGTAGCTTGTATATTCTCATCAGCACTCGGGAATCCTCTGCAGGCATACTGGGAAC GACCAAGGACACACCCAAGCTGGGTCTCCTCATGGTGATTCTGAGTGTCATTTTTATGAATGGCAACAAGGCCAGTGAGG CTGTCATCTGGGAGGTGCTGCGCAAGTTGGGGCTGCACCCCGG GGTGAGGCATTCACTCTTTGGGGAAGTGAGGAAGCTCATCACAGACGAGTTTGTGAAGCAGAA GTACCTGGAGTACAAGAGGGTCCCTAACAGCAGACCACCTGAATATGAGTTCTTCTGGGGCTTGCGCTCCTACCATGAGACTAGCAAGATGAAAGTCCTCAAGTTTGCATGCAAG GTGCAGAAAAAAGACCCCAAGGACTGGGCTGTGCAGTACCGCGAGGCAGTGGAGATGGAAGTCCAAGCTgcagctgtggctgtggctgaggCTGAAGCCAGGGCTGAGGCAAGAGCCCAAATGGGGATTGGAGAGGAAGCTGTGGCTGGGCCCTGGAATTGGGATGACATGGATATCGACTGCCTAACAAGGGAAGAGTTAGGCGATGATGCTCAGGCCTGGAGcagattttcatttgaaattgaGGCCAGAGCCCAAGAAAATGCAGATGCCAGCACCAGCGTCAACTTCAGCAGAGGAGCTGGTACCAGGGCTGGCTTCAGCGACGGTGCTAGTATTAGCTTCAATGGTGCACCCAGCTCCAGTGGTGGACCTGGCATTACCTTTGGTGGTGCACCCAGCTCCAGTGCCAGCTTCAGCAATACAGCCAGCATTAGCTTTGGTGGCACACTGAGCACTAGCTCCAGCTTCAGCAGTGCAGCCAGCATTAGCTTTGGTGGTGCACCCAGCACCAGCACTAGTTTCAGCAGTGAAGCCAGCATTAGCTTTGGTGGCACACCTTGTACCAGTGCCAGCTTTAGTGGTGGAGTCAGCTCTAGTTTTAGTGGCCCACTCAACACCAGTGCCACTTTCAGTGGTGCAGCCAGCTCTGGCTTTGGAGGCACACTCAGCACCACGGCTGGCTTTAGTAGTGTACTCAGCACCAGCACCAGCTTTGGCAGTGCACCCACAACGAACACAGTCTTCAGTAGTGCGCTTAGCACCAGCACTGGCTTTGGAGGCACACTCAGCACCAGTGTCTGCTTTGGTGGCTCTCCCAGCTCCAGTGGTAGCTTTGGTGGTACACTCAGTACCAGTATCTGCTTTGGTGGCTCTCCCTGCACCAGCACTGGCTTTGGAGGCACACTCAGCACCAGTGTCTCCTTTGGTGGCCCTTCCAGCACCAGTGCCAATTGCGGTGGTACACTAAGTACCAGCATCTGCTTTGATGGCTCTCCCAGCACTGGTGCTGGCTTTGGTGGTGCTCTCAACACCAGTGCCAGCTTTGGCAGTGCGCTCAACACCAGTGCTGGTTTTGGTGGTGCTATGAGCACCAGTGCTGACTTTGGCAGTACACTAAGCACCAGTGTCTGCTTTGGTGGCTCTCCTGGCACCAGTGTCAGCTTTGGCAGTGCGCTCAACACCAGTGCTGGTTTTGGTGGTGCTGTCAGCACCAGCACTGACTTTGGTGGTACACTAAGCACCAGCGTCTGTTTTGGTGGCTCTCCCAGCACCAGTGCTGGCTTTAGTGGTGCACTCAACACCAATGCCAGCTTTGGCTGTGCCATCAGCACCAGTGCCGGCTTCAGTGGTGCTGTCGGCACCAGTGCTGGCTTCAGTGGTGTACCCAGCACCAACCCTGGCTTTGGCGGTGCATTTAACACCAGTGCTGGCTTCGGTGGGGCACTTAGTACCACTACTGACTTCGGTGGTACTCCCAACAACAGCATTGGCTTTGGTGCTGCTCCCAGCACCAGTGTCAGCTTTGGTGGTGCTCATAGCACCAGCCTCTGTTTTGGTGGAGCTCCCAGCACCAGCCTCTGCTTTGGCAGTGCATCTAATACAAACCTATGCTTTGGTGGCCCTCCTAGCACCAGTGCCTGCTTTAGTGGTGCTACCAGCCCTAGTTTTGGTGATGGACCCAGCACCAGTACCGGTTTCAGCTTTGGCAACGGGTTAAGCACCAGTGCTGGATTTGGTGGTGGACTGAACACCAGTGCTGGCTTTGGTGGTGGCCTAGGCACCAGTGTTGGCTTCAGTGGTGATCTAAGCACCAGTTCTGGCTTTGATGGTGGGCTAGGTACCAGCGCTGGCTTCAGTGGAGGACCAGGCACCAGCACTGGCTTTGGTGGTGGACTGGGCACCAGCGCTGGCTTCAGTGGCGGACTGGGCACCGGTGCTGGCTTTGGTGGTGGACTGGTCACTAGTGATGGCTTTGGTGGTGGACTGGGCACCAATGCTAGTTTTGGCAGCACACTTGGCACCGGTGCTGGCTTTAGCGGTGGCCTCAGCACCAGCGATGGCTTTGGCAGTAGGCCTAATGCCAGCTTCGACAGAGGACTGAGTACCATCATTGGCTTTGGCAGTGGTTCCAACACCAGCACTGGCTTTATTGGCGAACCCAGCACCAGCACGGGCTTCCATAGTGGACCCAGTTCTATTGTTGGCTTCAGTGGTGGACCAAGCACTGGTGTTGGCTTCTGCAGTGGACCAAGCATCAGTGGCTTCAGCGGTGGACCGAGCACAGGAGCTGGCTTCGGCGGTGGACCAAACACTGGTGCTGGCTTTGGTGGTGGACCAAGCACCAGTGCTGGCTTCGGCAGTGGAGCCACCAGTCTTGGTGCCTGTGGCTTCTCCTATGGCTAG